A part of Tigriopus californicus strain San Diego chromosome 10, Tcal_SD_v2.1, whole genome shotgun sequence genomic DNA contains:
- the LOC131887785 gene encoding ral guanine nucleotide dissociation stimulator-like 1 isoform X2 yields the protein MAPQLVRTLSAQFTDTFLKRSESSLNSMVDLRCISKYPWRFGEVNFKQPTWRYWGEEKCPGAIYTVYLKKVRYHSPSKSIINGESDDDISHLEWETVRVRFIKAGSLEKLVGSLASEVGELESTYVNVFLATYRTFASPKQVLNLLLERYDELRNPNSPMREAMRDQNRKTLRQSIHVWLDQYPEDFQEPPNYPCLTQLESFTSRVMPDSELDQKVHRKGDLIRRSAKGGPHCSNAAGSTLKCSPLINQLLSTSTMPTAPEFNVKSPPSASNGKGYHHPQYHYTNLIPSRHPSAGNLTTTNHGIIPPYSDFLEIPETIFAQQLTRMDYELFKRVIPHQCLGSVWSRRDKGRDRDCVSVVATVEQFNAVCYRVISAILMEPEAKSSARAKIISKWVDIAQELRVLKNFSSLKAIISGLQTNPVYRLKKAWSHLPRDKLETFEELARIFSEDNNALAQRELLVREGTARFADTVGENDHHLQKVLQKHSENSRAISYGTIPYLGTFLTDLTMIDTAIPDTTEGLINFDKRRKEFEVLAQIKLLQGAAKAYHIDGQPRFSQWWDSVLVLDEREAFELSCQIEPNLNSGISGGGSAASKDNKYKRKANSLGGFHRKNDSIASTGSSSASSQLTGEHAEQQPSMCQSASSSDILSQSDPMPDHQQSRNGARSKSHSALSSASSNSSLPSMDASLASSGNNTTSKSEPLGASTPLKGSSASTKSLGDHGSESKATSRSMSKTSVASSGSATDSPYRTSEFYIIRVSIEEAGPETEGVIMYKSIMIGNHEKTKEVIRSAMMKHGLEGSPENYTLSQVLPDKELLIPEKANVYYAISTQHDLNFTLREKSEDLNTVGGTVSRDSLGLGGEGTPRGSRRPPRDNSKARRKLLGLVL from the exons ATGGCTCCTCAACTCGTCCGGACCTTATCGGCTCAATTTACAGACACCTTTCTCAAAAGATCAGAGTCGTCTTTAAACTCCATGGTTGACTTGAGATGCATCTCCAAGTATCCTTGGCGTTTCGGAGAAGTCAACTTTAAA CAACCCACGTGGCGTTATTGGGGCGAGGAGAAGTGTCCGGGTGCCATCTACACGGTGTATCTTAAGAAAGTCCGATATCATTCACCCAGTAAAAGCATTATCAAT GGCGAGTCCGATGACGACATATCCCACTTGGAATGGGAGACCGTTCGGGTTCGATTCATCAAGGCTGGCAGCCTCGAGAAACTGGTGGGTAGTCTGGCCTCGGAGGTCGGTGAATTGGAGTCCACATATGTCAACGTCTTCTTGGCCACATATCGAACATTTGCGTCTCCGAAGCAGGTTCTAAACCTGCTCTTGGAAAG GTATGACGAGTTACGAAACCCGAATTCTCCAATGCGAGAGGCCATGCGCGATCAAAACCGAAAAACTCTGCGTCAGTCGATACACGTTTGGTTAGATCAATACCCGGAAGACTTTCAGGAGCCTCCCAACTACCCATGTCTAACCCAATTGGAATCCTTCACCTCACGGGTGATGCCCGACTCGGAATTGGATCAAAAG GTCCATCGGAAAGGTGACCTGATCCGGAGGTCAGCTAAGGGTGGCCCGCATTGTTCCAATGCGGCTGGGTCTACCTTGAAGTGTTCGCCATTGATCAATCAATTACTTTCCACCTCCACCATGCCAACCGCGCCCGAATTCAATGTCAAATCTCCCCCTTCGGCCTCCAATGGCAAAGGCTACCATCACCCGCAATATCACTACACCAATCTGATTCCTTCTCGACATCCAAGTGCTGGAAACTTGACCACGACCAATCATGGCATCATCCCTCCCTACTCGGACTTCCTAGAAATCCCTGAGACCATCTTTGCCCAACAGCTCACTCGAATGGACTAC GAGTTGTTCAAGCGTGTAATACCTCATCAATGTCTTGGCTCCGTTTGGTCGAGGAGAGACAAAGGTCGTGATCGCGATTGCGTCAGCGTGGTGGCCACGGTCGAGCAATTCAACGCGGTTTGCTATCGGGTGATTTCAGCCATACTAATGGAGCCCGAGGCCAAGTCGTCAGCCAGGGCCAAGATCATCTCCAAATGGGTCGATATTGCCCAGGAGCTCCGGGTGTTGAAGAACTTCTCCTCGCTCAAGGCAATCATATCAGGTCTTCAAACCAATCCGGTGTACCGCCTGAAGAAGGCTTGGAGTCATCTTCCACGGGATAAACTCGAGACCTTTGAGGAGCTGGCCAGGATCTTCAGTGAGGACAACAACGCCTTGGCTCAACGAGAGCTCTTGGTTCGGGAGGGTACCGCTCGCTTTGCCGACACAGTGGGAGAAAATGATCATCACCTTcaaaaagtgcttcaaaaacACTCGGAGAACTCTCGG GCCATCAGTTATGGTACGATTCCTTATTTGGGAACATTCCTAACCGATCTGACCATGATCGACACCGCCATTCCGGACACAACAGAGGGACTGATCAACTTTGACAAACGACGGAAGGAATTCGAGGTGTTGGCCCAAATCAAACTACTCCAAGGTGCAGCCAAGGCCTATCATATCGATGGCCAACCGCGATTCAGCCAATGGTGGGATTCTGTCTTGGTTCTGGACGAGCGTGAGGCCTTCGAATTGTCTTGTCAGATTGAACCGAATCTTAACAGTGGAATATCAGGGGGAGGCTCGGCGGCCTCCAAGGATAATAAGTACAAGCGGAAAGCCAACAGCCTGGGCGGGTTCCATCGGAAGAATGATTCCATCGCAAGTACAGGATCGAGTTCTGCTAGCTCTCAG TTAACCGGAGAGCATGCCGAGCAACAAccttcaatgtgtcaatccGCATCCAGCTCTGATATTCTCAGTCAGAGTGACCCAATGCCGGATCATCAGCAATCTCGAAATGGAGCTCGTTCCAAGTCACATTCAGCTTTATCTTCAGCCAGTAGTAACTCATCTTTGCCCTCAATGGATGCTAGTTTGGCATCTTCTGGCAACAACACAACTTCCAA ATCGGAGCCTTTGGGAGCATCCACTCCACTCAAGGGATCGAGCGCTTCAACCAAGTCGTTGGGCGATCATGGCTCCGAGTCCAAGGCAACAAGTAGGAGCATGTCCAAGACCTCGGTGGCTTCCTCGGGCTCGGCAACGGACTCTCCATATCGGACCTCTGAGTTTTACATCATTCGCGTCTCTATCGAAGAAGCCGGACCGGAGACTGAAG GAGTCATCATGTACAAGAGCATCATGATTGGCAATCATGAGAAGACCAAAGAAGTCATTCGTAGCGCAATGATGAAGCATGGTCTCGAAGGTTCCCCGGAAAACTATACACTGTCACAAGTGCTTCCTGATAAAG AGCTATTGATTCCGGAAAAGGCCAACGTGTACTATGCAATCAGTACACAGCATGACCTCAATTTCACTTTGAGAGAGAAATCTGAAGATCTGAATACGGTTGGTGGGACGGTGAGCCGGGACAGCCTGGGTTTGGGAGGAGAGGGCACGCCCCGAGGAAGTCGGAGACCTCCCCGCGATAACAGCAAAGCCAGACGAAAGCTATTGGGTCTAGTCCTTTGA
- the LOC131887785 gene encoding ral guanine nucleotide dissociation stimulator-like 1 isoform X3: protein MRIRFISSFIDFFCLLSFKQPTWRYWGEEKCPGAIYTVYLKKVRYHSPSKSIINGESDDDISHLEWETVRVRFIKAGSLEKLVGSLASEVGELESTYVNVFLATYRTFASPKQVLNLLLERYDELRNPNSPMREAMRDQNRKTLRQSIHVWLDQYPEDFQEPPNYPCLTQLESFTSRVMPDSELDQKVHRKGDLIRRSAKGGPHCSNAAGSTLKCSPLINQLLSTSTMPTAPEFNVKSPPSASNGKGYHHPQYHYTNLIPSRHPSAGNLTTTNHGIIPPYSDFLEIPETIFAQQLTRMDYELFKRVIPHQCLGSVWSRRDKGRDRDCVSVVATVEQFNAVCYRVISAILMEPEAKSSARAKIISKWVDIAQELRVLKNFSSLKAIISGLQTNPVYRLKKAWSHLPRDKLETFEELARIFSEDNNALAQRELLVREGTARFADTVGENDHHLQKVLQKHSENSRAISYGTIPYLGTFLTDLTMIDTAIPDTTEGLINFDKRRKEFEVLAQIKLLQGAAKAYHIDGQPRFSQWWDSVLVLDEREAFELSCQIEPNLNSGISGGGSAASKDNKYKRKANSLGGFHRKNDSIASTGSSSASSQLTGEHAEQQPSMCQSASSSDILSQSDPMPDHQQSRNGARSKSHSALSSASSNSSLPSMDASLASSGNNTTSKSEPLGASTPLKGSSASTKSLGDHGSESKATSRSMSKTSVASSGSATDSPYRTSEFYIIRVSIEEAGPETEGVIMYKSIMIGNHEKTKEVIRSAMMKHGLEGSPENYTLSQVLPDKELLIPEKANVYYAISTQHDLNFTLREKSEDLNTVGGTVSRDSLGLGGEGTPRGSRRPPRDNSKARRKLLGLVL from the exons ATGCGGATAAGGTTCATTTCctcattcattgattttttttgtcttctttcatttaagCAACCCACGTGGCGTTATTGGGGCGAGGAGAAGTGTCCGGGTGCCATCTACACGGTGTATCTTAAGAAAGTCCGATATCATTCACCCAGTAAAAGCATTATCAAT GGCGAGTCCGATGACGACATATCCCACTTGGAATGGGAGACCGTTCGGGTTCGATTCATCAAGGCTGGCAGCCTCGAGAAACTGGTGGGTAGTCTGGCCTCGGAGGTCGGTGAATTGGAGTCCACATATGTCAACGTCTTCTTGGCCACATATCGAACATTTGCGTCTCCGAAGCAGGTTCTAAACCTGCTCTTGGAAAG GTATGACGAGTTACGAAACCCGAATTCTCCAATGCGAGAGGCCATGCGCGATCAAAACCGAAAAACTCTGCGTCAGTCGATACACGTTTGGTTAGATCAATACCCGGAAGACTTTCAGGAGCCTCCCAACTACCCATGTCTAACCCAATTGGAATCCTTCACCTCACGGGTGATGCCCGACTCGGAATTGGATCAAAAG GTCCATCGGAAAGGTGACCTGATCCGGAGGTCAGCTAAGGGTGGCCCGCATTGTTCCAATGCGGCTGGGTCTACCTTGAAGTGTTCGCCATTGATCAATCAATTACTTTCCACCTCCACCATGCCAACCGCGCCCGAATTCAATGTCAAATCTCCCCCTTCGGCCTCCAATGGCAAAGGCTACCATCACCCGCAATATCACTACACCAATCTGATTCCTTCTCGACATCCAAGTGCTGGAAACTTGACCACGACCAATCATGGCATCATCCCTCCCTACTCGGACTTCCTAGAAATCCCTGAGACCATCTTTGCCCAACAGCTCACTCGAATGGACTAC GAGTTGTTCAAGCGTGTAATACCTCATCAATGTCTTGGCTCCGTTTGGTCGAGGAGAGACAAAGGTCGTGATCGCGATTGCGTCAGCGTGGTGGCCACGGTCGAGCAATTCAACGCGGTTTGCTATCGGGTGATTTCAGCCATACTAATGGAGCCCGAGGCCAAGTCGTCAGCCAGGGCCAAGATCATCTCCAAATGGGTCGATATTGCCCAGGAGCTCCGGGTGTTGAAGAACTTCTCCTCGCTCAAGGCAATCATATCAGGTCTTCAAACCAATCCGGTGTACCGCCTGAAGAAGGCTTGGAGTCATCTTCCACGGGATAAACTCGAGACCTTTGAGGAGCTGGCCAGGATCTTCAGTGAGGACAACAACGCCTTGGCTCAACGAGAGCTCTTGGTTCGGGAGGGTACCGCTCGCTTTGCCGACACAGTGGGAGAAAATGATCATCACCTTcaaaaagtgcttcaaaaacACTCGGAGAACTCTCGG GCCATCAGTTATGGTACGATTCCTTATTTGGGAACATTCCTAACCGATCTGACCATGATCGACACCGCCATTCCGGACACAACAGAGGGACTGATCAACTTTGACAAACGACGGAAGGAATTCGAGGTGTTGGCCCAAATCAAACTACTCCAAGGTGCAGCCAAGGCCTATCATATCGATGGCCAACCGCGATTCAGCCAATGGTGGGATTCTGTCTTGGTTCTGGACGAGCGTGAGGCCTTCGAATTGTCTTGTCAGATTGAACCGAATCTTAACAGTGGAATATCAGGGGGAGGCTCGGCGGCCTCCAAGGATAATAAGTACAAGCGGAAAGCCAACAGCCTGGGCGGGTTCCATCGGAAGAATGATTCCATCGCAAGTACAGGATCGAGTTCTGCTAGCTCTCAG TTAACCGGAGAGCATGCCGAGCAACAAccttcaatgtgtcaatccGCATCCAGCTCTGATATTCTCAGTCAGAGTGACCCAATGCCGGATCATCAGCAATCTCGAAATGGAGCTCGTTCCAAGTCACATTCAGCTTTATCTTCAGCCAGTAGTAACTCATCTTTGCCCTCAATGGATGCTAGTTTGGCATCTTCTGGCAACAACACAACTTCCAA ATCGGAGCCTTTGGGAGCATCCACTCCACTCAAGGGATCGAGCGCTTCAACCAAGTCGTTGGGCGATCATGGCTCCGAGTCCAAGGCAACAAGTAGGAGCATGTCCAAGACCTCGGTGGCTTCCTCGGGCTCGGCAACGGACTCTCCATATCGGACCTCTGAGTTTTACATCATTCGCGTCTCTATCGAAGAAGCCGGACCGGAGACTGAAG GAGTCATCATGTACAAGAGCATCATGATTGGCAATCATGAGAAGACCAAAGAAGTCATTCGTAGCGCAATGATGAAGCATGGTCTCGAAGGTTCCCCGGAAAACTATACACTGTCACAAGTGCTTCCTGATAAAG AGCTATTGATTCCGGAAAAGGCCAACGTGTACTATGCAATCAGTACACAGCATGACCTCAATTTCACTTTGAGAGAGAAATCTGAAGATCTGAATACGGTTGGTGGGACGGTGAGCCGGGACAGCCTGGGTTTGGGAGGAGAGGGCACGCCCCGAGGAAGTCGGAGACCTCCCCGCGATAACAGCAAAGCCAGACGAAAGCTATTGGGTCTAGTCCTTTGA
- the LOC131887785 gene encoding ral guanine nucleotide dissociation stimulator-like 1 isoform X1 — protein sequence MAPQLVRTLSAQFTDTFLKRSESSLNSMVDLRCISKYPWRFGEVNFKQPTWRYWGEEKCPGAIYTVYLKKVRYHSPSKSIINVSGGESDDDISHLEWETVRVRFIKAGSLEKLVGSLASEVGELESTYVNVFLATYRTFASPKQVLNLLLERYDELRNPNSPMREAMRDQNRKTLRQSIHVWLDQYPEDFQEPPNYPCLTQLESFTSRVMPDSELDQKVHRKGDLIRRSAKGGPHCSNAAGSTLKCSPLINQLLSTSTMPTAPEFNVKSPPSASNGKGYHHPQYHYTNLIPSRHPSAGNLTTTNHGIIPPYSDFLEIPETIFAQQLTRMDYELFKRVIPHQCLGSVWSRRDKGRDRDCVSVVATVEQFNAVCYRVISAILMEPEAKSSARAKIISKWVDIAQELRVLKNFSSLKAIISGLQTNPVYRLKKAWSHLPRDKLETFEELARIFSEDNNALAQRELLVREGTARFADTVGENDHHLQKVLQKHSENSRAISYGTIPYLGTFLTDLTMIDTAIPDTTEGLINFDKRRKEFEVLAQIKLLQGAAKAYHIDGQPRFSQWWDSVLVLDEREAFELSCQIEPNLNSGISGGGSAASKDNKYKRKANSLGGFHRKNDSIASTGSSSASSQLTGEHAEQQPSMCQSASSSDILSQSDPMPDHQQSRNGARSKSHSALSSASSNSSLPSMDASLASSGNNTTSKSEPLGASTPLKGSSASTKSLGDHGSESKATSRSMSKTSVASSGSATDSPYRTSEFYIIRVSIEEAGPETEGVIMYKSIMIGNHEKTKEVIRSAMMKHGLEGSPENYTLSQVLPDKELLIPEKANVYYAISTQHDLNFTLREKSEDLNTVGGTVSRDSLGLGGEGTPRGSRRPPRDNSKARRKLLGLVL from the exons ATGGCTCCTCAACTCGTCCGGACCTTATCGGCTCAATTTACAGACACCTTTCTCAAAAGATCAGAGTCGTCTTTAAACTCCATGGTTGACTTGAGATGCATCTCCAAGTATCCTTGGCGTTTCGGAGAAGTCAACTTTAAA CAACCCACGTGGCGTTATTGGGGCGAGGAGAAGTGTCCGGGTGCCATCTACACGGTGTATCTTAAGAAAGTCCGATATCATTCACCCAGTAAAAGCATTATCAATGTGAGTGGA GGCGAGTCCGATGACGACATATCCCACTTGGAATGGGAGACCGTTCGGGTTCGATTCATCAAGGCTGGCAGCCTCGAGAAACTGGTGGGTAGTCTGGCCTCGGAGGTCGGTGAATTGGAGTCCACATATGTCAACGTCTTCTTGGCCACATATCGAACATTTGCGTCTCCGAAGCAGGTTCTAAACCTGCTCTTGGAAAG GTATGACGAGTTACGAAACCCGAATTCTCCAATGCGAGAGGCCATGCGCGATCAAAACCGAAAAACTCTGCGTCAGTCGATACACGTTTGGTTAGATCAATACCCGGAAGACTTTCAGGAGCCTCCCAACTACCCATGTCTAACCCAATTGGAATCCTTCACCTCACGGGTGATGCCCGACTCGGAATTGGATCAAAAG GTCCATCGGAAAGGTGACCTGATCCGGAGGTCAGCTAAGGGTGGCCCGCATTGTTCCAATGCGGCTGGGTCTACCTTGAAGTGTTCGCCATTGATCAATCAATTACTTTCCACCTCCACCATGCCAACCGCGCCCGAATTCAATGTCAAATCTCCCCCTTCGGCCTCCAATGGCAAAGGCTACCATCACCCGCAATATCACTACACCAATCTGATTCCTTCTCGACATCCAAGTGCTGGAAACTTGACCACGACCAATCATGGCATCATCCCTCCCTACTCGGACTTCCTAGAAATCCCTGAGACCATCTTTGCCCAACAGCTCACTCGAATGGACTAC GAGTTGTTCAAGCGTGTAATACCTCATCAATGTCTTGGCTCCGTTTGGTCGAGGAGAGACAAAGGTCGTGATCGCGATTGCGTCAGCGTGGTGGCCACGGTCGAGCAATTCAACGCGGTTTGCTATCGGGTGATTTCAGCCATACTAATGGAGCCCGAGGCCAAGTCGTCAGCCAGGGCCAAGATCATCTCCAAATGGGTCGATATTGCCCAGGAGCTCCGGGTGTTGAAGAACTTCTCCTCGCTCAAGGCAATCATATCAGGTCTTCAAACCAATCCGGTGTACCGCCTGAAGAAGGCTTGGAGTCATCTTCCACGGGATAAACTCGAGACCTTTGAGGAGCTGGCCAGGATCTTCAGTGAGGACAACAACGCCTTGGCTCAACGAGAGCTCTTGGTTCGGGAGGGTACCGCTCGCTTTGCCGACACAGTGGGAGAAAATGATCATCACCTTcaaaaagtgcttcaaaaacACTCGGAGAACTCTCGG GCCATCAGTTATGGTACGATTCCTTATTTGGGAACATTCCTAACCGATCTGACCATGATCGACACCGCCATTCCGGACACAACAGAGGGACTGATCAACTTTGACAAACGACGGAAGGAATTCGAGGTGTTGGCCCAAATCAAACTACTCCAAGGTGCAGCCAAGGCCTATCATATCGATGGCCAACCGCGATTCAGCCAATGGTGGGATTCTGTCTTGGTTCTGGACGAGCGTGAGGCCTTCGAATTGTCTTGTCAGATTGAACCGAATCTTAACAGTGGAATATCAGGGGGAGGCTCGGCGGCCTCCAAGGATAATAAGTACAAGCGGAAAGCCAACAGCCTGGGCGGGTTCCATCGGAAGAATGATTCCATCGCAAGTACAGGATCGAGTTCTGCTAGCTCTCAG TTAACCGGAGAGCATGCCGAGCAACAAccttcaatgtgtcaatccGCATCCAGCTCTGATATTCTCAGTCAGAGTGACCCAATGCCGGATCATCAGCAATCTCGAAATGGAGCTCGTTCCAAGTCACATTCAGCTTTATCTTCAGCCAGTAGTAACTCATCTTTGCCCTCAATGGATGCTAGTTTGGCATCTTCTGGCAACAACACAACTTCCAA ATCGGAGCCTTTGGGAGCATCCACTCCACTCAAGGGATCGAGCGCTTCAACCAAGTCGTTGGGCGATCATGGCTCCGAGTCCAAGGCAACAAGTAGGAGCATGTCCAAGACCTCGGTGGCTTCCTCGGGCTCGGCAACGGACTCTCCATATCGGACCTCTGAGTTTTACATCATTCGCGTCTCTATCGAAGAAGCCGGACCGGAGACTGAAG GAGTCATCATGTACAAGAGCATCATGATTGGCAATCATGAGAAGACCAAAGAAGTCATTCGTAGCGCAATGATGAAGCATGGTCTCGAAGGTTCCCCGGAAAACTATACACTGTCACAAGTGCTTCCTGATAAAG AGCTATTGATTCCGGAAAAGGCCAACGTGTACTATGCAATCAGTACACAGCATGACCTCAATTTCACTTTGAGAGAGAAATCTGAAGATCTGAATACGGTTGGTGGGACGGTGAGCCGGGACAGCCTGGGTTTGGGAGGAGAGGGCACGCCCCGAGGAAGTCGGAGACCTCCCCGCGATAACAGCAAAGCCAGACGAAAGCTATTGGGTCTAGTCCTTTGA